One Primulina huaijiensis isolate GDHJ02 chromosome 8, ASM1229523v2, whole genome shotgun sequence genomic region harbors:
- the LOC140983052 gene encoding disease resistance protein At4g27190-like: MADCCWLNRLKYVKDVGKFIVTEVLWPPVKLHINYWWCFDGNVQGLRDEIGCLERERRNMEGKIENARLRAESATTEVENWSNEGTQKLEEATRILQGCDDLKRWNIIPRYSVGKSAKEIAEGIAKLRNEGNSIRIVDPAPPASMVSISHAPTLEFQSRKSMEEDIIKSLKDGNARMIAICGAGGVGKTTMVRRIEDRVRKEFDEIVTVVVSQQTDKLKIQKQIAEILRLDLSEETLDGRAHKLRTRLMDSKKKLIIFDDVWKRFEPEDIGVPYGGCKIILTSRLKDVCEEMEADKVIAIQVLDKKEAWTLFREKSGDCVDDLYLRPIAEEVVAECKGLPIALATVGKALQKKNIKSWKDALLQLRGANPTNFPQVLENVYMPLKLSYDFLETENEKSLFLLCCLFPEDDNIRIEDLALLSCGLGMFEGINNIEDGRNRTFHLLERLRSRFLLMTGRDEQEVKMHDVVRDVAIFIGSKENQGFLNVCSMDSSGNCNWMSVEISNIANAKLPVGLDFPNLHLLMILNSNYLEFPQGFDVNDICFKGMEELTVLYFSHQNFQSLPSSLEFLKKLRKLHLENCEVKDISIVGELASLEILKILWCEYVEELPADVGGLKFLRLLELRNCKKLKRIVAGVISRLVGLEELKIVNCFNKWEATGNVSEERNASLSELESLSNLTSLEIDIFDPNLVAQEILLSKRLRRYQIRGWEEGPFLFHGMNHERRITLQLPRDVTVGNWFRRLGKNTQSLALRGDGSNNFNLGEIESLRVLLFQNCSTAKKLMNAIDGKFPMLEHLLLRYLRELEEIIDGTIPEGSNSFQNLESLVVEHLPKLGYLWKSPNQNVYLVNLKSITIDDCPNLRYLFSMATARSLVQLQSLQISFCDTIEQVLWNEMESNTEASISEFPKLKKLQLYCLPNLLAFTQGVEFIKFPHLIELGINNCPKLRTKIDKYPTGMIERLHVRNHDTIEEIFKDDGNRPIIFQELYELCLIDLPCLTTFYRGVESIKFPKLKELWIENLPMLNSFVPTDSEPTDDHHYLHFFCNKKVEIIGIKTLNLRDMPDKISKIWCRHIPINFFHNLENLFIYKVDGIRNLISSAIAKALVNLFRLHIQCCKEMIDVIEDETHVIVNFVFPNLKYLDFKDNKKLRSFCQWKHAFELPSLEDVQITDCPLMKTFTLGSLSTPKLRRFRINGVDIEMKDLNGGIHHFISTKHNTNEDENKDEYNEDEKHEDRKETEGGETTESSNNNIM; the protein is encoded by the exons ATGGCAGACTGTTGTTGGTTAAATCGGCTTAAATATGTAAAAGATGTCGGCAAATTCATAGTTACTGAGGTCCTTTGGCCTCCCGTCAAGCTCCATATCAATTATTGGTGGTGCTTCGACGGAAATGTTCAAGGCCTGAGGGATGAAATTGGTTGTTTGGAAAGGGAAAGGCGCAATATGGAGGGAAAGATTGAAAATGCTCGGCTTCGTGCGGAGAGTGCTACGACTGAGGTTGAAAACTGGTCAAATGAAGGCACTCAGAAGCTTGAGGAGGCGACGAGGATTTTGCAAGGATGCGATGATCTGAAGCGATGGAATATAATCCCACGGTACTCGGTGGGAAAGAGTGCCAAAGAAATAGCAGAAGGCATCGCAAAACTACGAAATGAAGGAAATTCGATTAGGATTGTTGATCCAGCCCCTCCGGCATCAATGGTATCTATCTCTCACGCACCAACTTTGGAGTTTCAATCGAGAAAAAGCATGGAGGAAGACATCATCAAGTCTTTGAAAGATGGCAACGCCCGCATGATAGCGATTTGCGGCGCGGGAGGTGTTGGGAAGACAACTATGGTGCGAAGAATTGAGGATAGGGTGAGAAAAGAATTTGATGAGATTGTGACTGTAGTTGTCAGCCAACAAACTGACAAGCTTAAAATTCAGAAGCAAATTGCAGAAATTTTACGTTTGGATTTGAGCGAGGAGACTTTGGATGGTAGAGCACATAAATTGCGCACCAGGCTAATGGATTCGAAGAAGAAACTCATAATATTTGATGATGTTTGGAAAAGATTTGAGCCGGAGGATATAGGAGTTCCTTACGGAGGATGCAAAATTATATTGACGTCTCGGCTCAAAGATGTATGTGAAGAAATGGAAGCCGATAAAGTTATTGCAATTCAAGTCTTAGACAAAAAAGAAGCTTGGACACTTTTTAGAGAGAAATCTGGTGATTGCGTTGATGATTTATATTTGCGTCCCATAGCAGAAGAAGTCGTAGCAGAATGCAAAGGTTTGCCAATTGCGCTTGCAACCGTTGGTAAAGCTctgcaaaagaaaaatataaagtcATGGAAAGATGCACTTTTACAACTGAGAGGAGCTAACCCAACGAATTTCCCGCAAGTTCTGGAAAATGTTTATATGCCTCTGAAACTGAGTTACGATTTCTTGGAAACTGAAAATGAAAAGTCCCTTTTCCTGCTATGTTGCTTGTTTCCCGAAGATGATAACATCCGGATTGAGGACTTGGCTTTGCTCAGCTGTGGGTTAGGCATGTTTGAGGGAATCAACAATATTGAAGATGGAAGAAACAGAACATTTCATTTATTGGAGAGGCTTAGAAGTCGTTTTTTATTGATGACTGGTCGTGATGAACAAGAGGTAAAAATGCATGATGTCGTTCGTGATGTGGCTATTTTCATTGGTTCAAAAGAAAATCAAGGGTTTTTGAATGTGTGCTCAATGGATTCATCTGGCAATTGCAATTGGATGTCGGTGGAAATTTCAAATATTGCCAATGCCAAGCTTCCAGTTGGGTTGGATTTTCCAAATCTTCATCTCTTGATGATTCTGAATTCCAATTATTTAGAATTTCCCCAAGGATTTGATGTCAatgatatttgttttaaagGAATGGAGGAGCTGACAGTCTTGTATTTTtcacatcaaaattttcaatcactTCCATCATCTCTGGAATTCCTAAAAAAACTTAGAAAGTTGCACTTGGAAAATTGCGAGGTGAAAGACATATCAATTGTTGGAGAGTTAGCAAGTTTGGAAATTCTTAAAATCCTGTGGTGTGAGTATGTTGAAGAGTTACCAGCAGATGTTGGGGGATTGAAATTTCTAAGATTATTAGAATTGAGGAATTGCAAGAAACTCAAAAGAATAGTGGCTGGTGTCATATCAAGATTGGTCGGGTTGGAGGAATTGAAGATAGTTAATTGCTTTAACAAATGGGAAGCAACGGGAAATGTAAGTGAAGAAAGGAATGCTAGTCTTTCAGAACTTGAATCTCTCAGCAATTTGACTTCCTTGGAGATTGATATATTTGATCCCAACTTGGTCGCCCAAGAGATATTGCTTTCAAAGCGGTTAAGAAGATATCAAATTCGTGGTTGGGAGGAGGGCCCATTtttatttcatggcatgaatcATGAGAGAAGAATCACACTCCAATTACCGAGAGACGTGACAGTAGGAAATTGGTTTCGGCGACTAGGAAAGAACACCCAGTCCCTAGCATTACGTGGAGATGgttcaaataattttaatctAGGTGAGATTGAAAGCTTGAGGGTGCTCTTATTTCAAAATTGTTCAACGGCGAAGAAATTGATGAATGCAATCGATGGGAAATTCCCCATGTTGGAACACCTGCTGCTGAGATATCTCAGAGAGTTGGAAGAGATAATTGATGGTACAATTCCAGAGGGATCCAATTCCTTCCAAAATCTAGAATCACTAGTTGTTGAACATCTTCCCAAGTTGGGATATTTGTGGAAGAGTCCAAATCAGAATGTTTACCTGGTCAACCTAAAATCCATAACCATTGACGATTGTCCCAATCTACGATATCTCTTCTCAATGGCAACAGCAAGGAGTCTTGTACAACTTCAAAGCCTTCAAATTTCTTTCTGCGACACGATTGAACAAGTGTTGTGGAATGAAATGGAAAGCAACACAGAGGCTTCTATTAGTGAGTTCCCAAAGTTGAAGAAACTGCAACTGTACTGTCTGCCAAACCTTTTAGCTTTCACCCAAGGAGTTGAATTCATAAAATTCCCCCATTTGATAGAACTAGGAATCAACAACTGCCCAAAACTCCGAACCAAAATCGACAAATACCCAACCGGGATGATTGAGCGGCTCCACGTTCGTAATCATGACACTATAGAAGAAATATTTAAGGATGATGGAAATCGCCCTATCATATTCCAAGAATTGTATGAATTGTGCTTAATTGATCTGCCATGCCTGACAACGTTCTACAGAGGTGTTGAAAGCATCAAGTTTCCAAAGCTGAAAGAGCTGTGGATTGAAAATTTGCCAATGCTGAATAGTTTTGTGCCAACAGATTCAGAACCGACCGACGACCATCATTATCTTCATTTCTTTTGCAATAAAAAG GTTGAAATTATTGGTATAAAGACACTTAATCTAAGGGACATGCCCGATAAAATAAGCAAGATATGGTGTCGTCATATCCCAATCAATTTCTTTCATAATCTTGAGAACTTGTTTATATATAAAGTTGATGGCATCAGAAACTTAATATCATCTGCAATCGCAAAAGCTCTTGTTAATCTCTTTAGACTACATATACAATGTTGCAAAGAGATGATTGACGTGATTGAGGATGAGACGCATGTAATTGTTAACTTTGTTTTTCCTAATCTAAAATATTTGGATTTTAAAGACAATAAAAAGTTGAGAAGTTTTTGTCAATGGAAGCACGCATTTGAGTTGCCATCACTTGAAGATGTACAAATAACTGACTGCCCTCTGATGAAAACTTTCACTTTGGGATCGTTAAGTACGCCAAAATTACGTCGGTTCCGAATAAATGGCGTGGACATTGAAATGAAAGACTTGAACGGCGGTATACATCATTTTATAAGTACTAAG CATAATACAAACGAAGATGAGAACAAGGATGAGTACAATGAGGATGAGAAGCATGAGGACAGGAAAGAGACAGAAGGCGGGGAAACGACCGAGAGTAGCAACAACAATATTATGTGA